A stretch of the Orcinus orca chromosome 1, mOrcOrc1.1, whole genome shotgun sequence genome encodes the following:
- the PRDX6 gene encoding peroxiredoxin-6, with protein MPGGLLLGDKAPNFEANTTIGRIRFHDYLGDSWGILFSHPRDFTPVCTTELGRAAKLAPEFAKRNVKMIALSIDSVEDHLAWSKDINAYNGDEPTEKLPFPIIDDKNRDLAIQLGMLDPAEKDEKGMPVTARVVFVFGPDKKLKLSILYPATTGRNFDEILRVIISLQLTAEKRVATPVDWKNGDSVMVLPTIPEEEAKKIFPKGVFTKELPSGKKYLRYTPQP; from the exons ATGCCCGGAGGGCTCCTTCTCGGGGACAAGGCTCCCAACTTCGAGGCCAATACTACCATCGGCCGCATCCGTTTCCACGACTATCTGGGAGACTC ATGGGGCATTCTCTTCTCCCACCCTCGGGACTTTACCCCAGTGTGTACCACGGAGCTTGGCAGAGCAGCAAAGCTGGCACCAGAATTTGCCAAGAGGAACGTTAAGATGATTGCCCTTTCAATAGACAGTGTTGAAGACCATCTTGCCTGGAGCAAG GATATCAATGCTTACAATGGTGATGAGCCCACAGAAAAGTTACCTTTTCCCATCATTGATGATAAGAATCGGGACCTTGCCATCCAGTTGGGCATGCTGGACCCAGCAGAGAAGGACGAAAAGGGCATGCCTGTAACAGCTCGTGTG GTATTTGTTTTTGGTCCTGATAAGAAGCTAAAACTGTCCATCCTCTACCCGGCTACCACTGGCAGGAACTTTGATGAGATTCTCCGAGTAATTATCTCTCTGCAGCTGACAGCAGAAAAGAGGGTTGCCACCCCAGTTGATTGGAag AATGGAGACAGCGTGATGGTTCTTCCAACCATCCCTGAAGAGGAAGCCAAAAAAATTTTCCCTAAAGGAGTCTTCACCAAAGAGCTCCCATCTGGCAAGAAATACCTCCGCTACACCCCCCAGCCATAG